In Bos javanicus breed banteng chromosome 2, ARS-OSU_banteng_1.0, whole genome shotgun sequence, the following proteins share a genomic window:
- the BIN1 gene encoding myc box-dependent-interacting protein 1 isoform X8 yields the protein MAEMGSKGVTAGKIASNVQKKLTRAQEKVLQKLGKADETKDEQFEQCVQNFNKQLTEGTRLQKDLRTYLASVKAMHEASKKLNECLQEVYEPDWPGRDEASKIAENNDLLWMDYHQKLVDQALLTMDTYLGQFPDIKSRIAKRGRKLVDYDSARHHYESLQTAKKKDEAKIAKPVSLLEKAAPQWCQGKLQAHLVAQTNLLRNQAEEELIKAQKVFEEMNVDLQEELPSLWNSRVGFYVNTFQSIAGLEENFHKEMSKLNQNLNDVLISLEKQHGSNTFTVKAQPRKKTKLFSRLRRKKNSDNVPAKGNKSPSPPPDGSPAATPEIRVNHEPEPAGAATPGATLPKSPSQPTESPAGSLPSGEPSAAEGTFAVAWPSQTAEPGPAQPAEASEAAGAQEPGETTASEAASSSLPAVVVETFSATVNGTVESGSGAGRLDLPPGFMFKVQAQHDYTATDTDELQLKAGDVVLVIPFQNPEEQDEGWLMGVKESDWNQHKELEKCRGVFPENFTERVQ from the exons GTCCTCCAGAAACTGGGGAAGGCGGATGAGACGAAGGATGAGCAGTTTGAACAGTGTGTCCAGAATTTCAACAAGCAGCTG ACCGAGGGCACCCGCCTGCAGAAGGACCTCCGGACCTACCTGGCCTCGGTCAAAG CCATGCATGAGGCCTCCAAGAAGCTGAACGAGTGTCTGCAGGAGGTGTACGAGCCCGACTGGCCTGGCAGGGATGAAGCAAGCAAAATCGCTGAG AACAATGACCTGCTCTGGATGGATTACCACCAGAAGCTGGTGGACCAGGCGCTGCTGACCATGGACACGTACCTGGGCCAGTTCCCTGACATCAAG TCACGCATTGCCAAGCGTGGGCGGAAGCTGGTGGACTACGACAGTGCCCGGCACCATTACGAGTCCCTTCAAACCGCCAAAAAGAAGGATGAAGCCAAAATTGCTAAG cCTGTCTCGCTGCTTGAGAAAGCCGCCCCCCAGTGGTGCCAAGGCAAACTGCAGGCTCATCTCGTAGCTCAAACTAACCTGCTCCGAAATCAG GCTGAGGAGGAGCTCATCAAAGCCCAGAAGGTGTTTGAGGAGATGAATGTGGATCTGCAGGAGGAGCTGCCATCCCTGTGGAAcag CCGTGTGGGTTTCTATGTCAACACATTTCAGAGCATTGCGGGCCTGGAGGAAAACTTCCACAAGGAAATGAGTAAG CTCAACCAGAACCTCAACGATGTGCTCATCAGTCTGGAGAAGCAGCACGGGAGCAACACATTCACAGTCAAGGCCCAGCCTAG aaagaaaactaaaCTGTTCTCCCGGCTGCGCAGAAAGAAGAACAG TGACAACGTGCCTGCGAAAGGGAACAAGAGCCCCTCACCGCCGCCTGATGGCTCCCCTGCTGCCACCCCCGAGATCAGAGTCAACCATGAGCCCGAGCCGGCTGGCGCGGCCACCCCCGGGGCCACCCTCCCCAAGTCCCCGTCTCAG CCCACAGAGAGTCCAGCCGGCAGCTTGCCTTCCGGGGAGCCCAGCGCTGCCGAGGGCACCTTTGCTGTGGCCTGGCCCAGCCAGACGGCCGAGCCGGGGCCTGCCCAA CCAGCGGAGGCCTCGGAGGcggctggagcccaggagcctggGGAGACGACCGCAAGTGAAGCAGCCTCC AGCTCTCTGCCCGCGGTGGTCGTGGAGACCTTCTCGGCAACAGTGAATGGCACGGTGGAGAGCGGCAGTGGGGCAGGACGTCTGGACCTGCCCCCGGGGTTCATGTTCAAG GTGCAGGCCCAGCACGACTACACGGCCACTGACACGGATGAGCTGCAGCTCAAGGCTGGGGATGTGGTGCTGGTGATCCCCTTCCAGAACCCGGAGGAGCAG GATGAAGGCTGGCTCATGGGCGTGAAGGAGAGTGACTGGAACCAGCACAAGGAGCTGGAGAAATGCCGGGGCGTCTTCCCTGAGAACTTTACCGAGCGAGTACAGTGA
- the BIN1 gene encoding myc box-dependent-interacting protein 1 isoform X13 codes for MAEMGSKGVTAGKIASNVQKKLTRAQEKVLQKLGKADETKDEQFEQCVQNFNKQLTEGTRLQKDLRTYLASVKAMHEASKKLNECLQEVYEPDWPGRDEASKIAENNDLLWMDYHQKLVDQALLTMDTYLGQFPDIKSRIAKRGRKLVDYDSARHHYESLQTAKKKDEAKIAKPVSLLEKAAPQWCQGKLQAHLVAQTNLLRNQAEEELIKAQKVFEEMNVDLQEELPSLWNSRVGFYVNTFQSIAGLEENFHKEMSKLNQNLNDVLISLEKQHGSNTFTVKAQPRKKTKLFSRLRRKKNSDNVPAKGNKSPSPPPDGSPAATPEIRVNHEPEPAGAATPGATLPKSPSQPAEASEAAGAQEPGETTASEAASSSLPAVVVETFSATVNGTVESGSGAGRLDLPPGFMFKVQAQHDYTATDTDELQLKAGDVVLVIPFQNPEEQDEGWLMGVKESDWNQHKELEKCRGVFPENFTERVQ; via the exons GTCCTCCAGAAACTGGGGAAGGCGGATGAGACGAAGGATGAGCAGTTTGAACAGTGTGTCCAGAATTTCAACAAGCAGCTG ACCGAGGGCACCCGCCTGCAGAAGGACCTCCGGACCTACCTGGCCTCGGTCAAAG CCATGCATGAGGCCTCCAAGAAGCTGAACGAGTGTCTGCAGGAGGTGTACGAGCCCGACTGGCCTGGCAGGGATGAAGCAAGCAAAATCGCTGAG AACAATGACCTGCTCTGGATGGATTACCACCAGAAGCTGGTGGACCAGGCGCTGCTGACCATGGACACGTACCTGGGCCAGTTCCCTGACATCAAG TCACGCATTGCCAAGCGTGGGCGGAAGCTGGTGGACTACGACAGTGCCCGGCACCATTACGAGTCCCTTCAAACCGCCAAAAAGAAGGATGAAGCCAAAATTGCTAAG cCTGTCTCGCTGCTTGAGAAAGCCGCCCCCCAGTGGTGCCAAGGCAAACTGCAGGCTCATCTCGTAGCTCAAACTAACCTGCTCCGAAATCAG GCTGAGGAGGAGCTCATCAAAGCCCAGAAGGTGTTTGAGGAGATGAATGTGGATCTGCAGGAGGAGCTGCCATCCCTGTGGAAcag CCGTGTGGGTTTCTATGTCAACACATTTCAGAGCATTGCGGGCCTGGAGGAAAACTTCCACAAGGAAATGAGTAAG CTCAACCAGAACCTCAACGATGTGCTCATCAGTCTGGAGAAGCAGCACGGGAGCAACACATTCACAGTCAAGGCCCAGCCTAG aaagaaaactaaaCTGTTCTCCCGGCTGCGCAGAAAGAAGAACAG TGACAACGTGCCTGCGAAAGGGAACAAGAGCCCCTCACCGCCGCCTGATGGCTCCCCTGCTGCCACCCCCGAGATCAGAGTCAACCATGAGCCCGAGCCGGCTGGCGCGGCCACCCCCGGGGCCACCCTCCCCAAGTCCCCGTCTCAG CCAGCGGAGGCCTCGGAGGcggctggagcccaggagcctggGGAGACGACCGCAAGTGAAGCAGCCTCC AGCTCTCTGCCCGCGGTGGTCGTGGAGACCTTCTCGGCAACAGTGAATGGCACGGTGGAGAGCGGCAGTGGGGCAGGACGTCTGGACCTGCCCCCGGGGTTCATGTTCAAG GTGCAGGCCCAGCACGACTACACGGCCACTGACACGGATGAGCTGCAGCTCAAGGCTGGGGATGTGGTGCTGGTGATCCCCTTCCAGAACCCGGAGGAGCAG GATGAAGGCTGGCTCATGGGCGTGAAGGAGAGTGACTGGAACCAGCACAAGGAGCTGGAGAAATGCCGGGGCGTCTTCCCTGAGAACTTTACCGAGCGAGTACAGTGA
- the BIN1 gene encoding myc box-dependent-interacting protein 1 isoform X12 encodes MAEMGSKGVTAGKIASNVQKKLTRAQEKVLQKLGKADETKDEQFEQCVQNFNKQLTEGTRLQKDLRTYLASVKAMHEASKKLNECLQEVYEPDWPGRDEASKIAENNDLLWMDYHQKLVDQALLTMDTYLGQFPDIKSRIAKRGRKLVDYDSARHHYESLQTAKKKDEAKIAKAEEELIKAQKVFEEMNVDLQEELPSLWNSRVGFYVNTFQSIAGLEENFHKEMSKLNQNLNDVLISLEKQHGSNTFTVKAQPRKKTKLFSRLRRKKNSDNVPAKGNKSPSPPPDGSPAATPEIRVNHEPEPAGAATPGATLPKSPSQLRKGPPVPPPPKHTPSKEVKQEQILSLFDDTFVPEISVTTPSQPAEASEAAGAQEPGETTASEAASSSLPAVVVETFSATVNGTVESGSGAGRLDLPPGFMFKVQAQHDYTATDTDELQLKAGDVVLVIPFQNPEEQDEGWLMGVKESDWNQHKELEKCRGVFPENFTERVQ; translated from the exons GTCCTCCAGAAACTGGGGAAGGCGGATGAGACGAAGGATGAGCAGTTTGAACAGTGTGTCCAGAATTTCAACAAGCAGCTG ACCGAGGGCACCCGCCTGCAGAAGGACCTCCGGACCTACCTGGCCTCGGTCAAAG CCATGCATGAGGCCTCCAAGAAGCTGAACGAGTGTCTGCAGGAGGTGTACGAGCCCGACTGGCCTGGCAGGGATGAAGCAAGCAAAATCGCTGAG AACAATGACCTGCTCTGGATGGATTACCACCAGAAGCTGGTGGACCAGGCGCTGCTGACCATGGACACGTACCTGGGCCAGTTCCCTGACATCAAG TCACGCATTGCCAAGCGTGGGCGGAAGCTGGTGGACTACGACAGTGCCCGGCACCATTACGAGTCCCTTCAAACCGCCAAAAAGAAGGATGAAGCCAAAATTGCTAAG GCTGAGGAGGAGCTCATCAAAGCCCAGAAGGTGTTTGAGGAGATGAATGTGGATCTGCAGGAGGAGCTGCCATCCCTGTGGAAcag CCGTGTGGGTTTCTATGTCAACACATTTCAGAGCATTGCGGGCCTGGAGGAAAACTTCCACAAGGAAATGAGTAAG CTCAACCAGAACCTCAACGATGTGCTCATCAGTCTGGAGAAGCAGCACGGGAGCAACACATTCACAGTCAAGGCCCAGCCTAG aaagaaaactaaaCTGTTCTCCCGGCTGCGCAGAAAGAAGAACAG TGACAACGTGCCTGCGAAAGGGAACAAGAGCCCCTCACCGCCGCCTGATGGCTCCCCTGCTGCCACCCCCGAGATCAGAGTCAACCATGAGCCCGAGCCGGCTGGCGCGGCCACCCCCGGGGCCACCCTCCCCAAGTCCCCGTCTCAG CTTCGGAAAGGCCCACCAGTCCCTCCGCCTCCCAAACACACCCCGTCCAAGGAGGTCAAGCAGGAGCAGATCCTCAGCTTGTTTGACGACACGTTTGTCCCTGAGATCAGCGTGACCACCCCTTCCCAG CCAGCGGAGGCCTCGGAGGcggctggagcccaggagcctggGGAGACGACCGCAAGTGAAGCAGCCTCC AGCTCTCTGCCCGCGGTGGTCGTGGAGACCTTCTCGGCAACAGTGAATGGCACGGTGGAGAGCGGCAGTGGGGCAGGACGTCTGGACCTGCCCCCGGGGTTCATGTTCAAG GTGCAGGCCCAGCACGACTACACGGCCACTGACACGGATGAGCTGCAGCTCAAGGCTGGGGATGTGGTGCTGGTGATCCCCTTCCAGAACCCGGAGGAGCAG GATGAAGGCTGGCTCATGGGCGTGAAGGAGAGTGACTGGAACCAGCACAAGGAGCTGGAGAAATGCCGGGGCGTCTTCCCTGAGAACTTTACCGAGCGAGTACAGTGA
- the BIN1 gene encoding myc box-dependent-interacting protein 1 isoform X18: MAEMGSKGVTAGKIASNVQKKLTRAQEKVLQKLGKADETKDEQFEQCVQNFNKQLTEGTRLQKDLRTYLASVKAMHEASKKLNECLQEVYEPDWPGRDEASKIAENNDLLWMDYHQKLVDQALLTMDTYLGQFPDIKSRIAKRGRKLVDYDSARHHYESLQTAKKKDEAKIAKAEEELIKAQKVFEEMNVDLQEELPSLWNSRVGFYVNTFQSIAGLEENFHKEMSKLNQNLNDVLISLEKQHGSNTFTVKAQPRKKTKLFSRLRRKKNSDNVPAKGNKSPSPPPDGSPAATPEIRVNHEPEPAGAATPGATLPKSPSQPAEASEAAGAQEPGETTASEAASSSLPAVVVETFSATVNGTVESGSGAGRLDLPPGFMFKVQAQHDYTATDTDELQLKAGDVVLVIPFQNPEEQDEGWLMGVKESDWNQHKELEKCRGVFPENFTERVQ; the protein is encoded by the exons GTCCTCCAGAAACTGGGGAAGGCGGATGAGACGAAGGATGAGCAGTTTGAACAGTGTGTCCAGAATTTCAACAAGCAGCTG ACCGAGGGCACCCGCCTGCAGAAGGACCTCCGGACCTACCTGGCCTCGGTCAAAG CCATGCATGAGGCCTCCAAGAAGCTGAACGAGTGTCTGCAGGAGGTGTACGAGCCCGACTGGCCTGGCAGGGATGAAGCAAGCAAAATCGCTGAG AACAATGACCTGCTCTGGATGGATTACCACCAGAAGCTGGTGGACCAGGCGCTGCTGACCATGGACACGTACCTGGGCCAGTTCCCTGACATCAAG TCACGCATTGCCAAGCGTGGGCGGAAGCTGGTGGACTACGACAGTGCCCGGCACCATTACGAGTCCCTTCAAACCGCCAAAAAGAAGGATGAAGCCAAAATTGCTAAG GCTGAGGAGGAGCTCATCAAAGCCCAGAAGGTGTTTGAGGAGATGAATGTGGATCTGCAGGAGGAGCTGCCATCCCTGTGGAAcag CCGTGTGGGTTTCTATGTCAACACATTTCAGAGCATTGCGGGCCTGGAGGAAAACTTCCACAAGGAAATGAGTAAG CTCAACCAGAACCTCAACGATGTGCTCATCAGTCTGGAGAAGCAGCACGGGAGCAACACATTCACAGTCAAGGCCCAGCCTAG aaagaaaactaaaCTGTTCTCCCGGCTGCGCAGAAAGAAGAACAG TGACAACGTGCCTGCGAAAGGGAACAAGAGCCCCTCACCGCCGCCTGATGGCTCCCCTGCTGCCACCCCCGAGATCAGAGTCAACCATGAGCCCGAGCCGGCTGGCGCGGCCACCCCCGGGGCCACCCTCCCCAAGTCCCCGTCTCAG CCAGCGGAGGCCTCGGAGGcggctggagcccaggagcctggGGAGACGACCGCAAGTGAAGCAGCCTCC AGCTCTCTGCCCGCGGTGGTCGTGGAGACCTTCTCGGCAACAGTGAATGGCACGGTGGAGAGCGGCAGTGGGGCAGGACGTCTGGACCTGCCCCCGGGGTTCATGTTCAAG GTGCAGGCCCAGCACGACTACACGGCCACTGACACGGATGAGCTGCAGCTCAAGGCTGGGGATGTGGTGCTGGTGATCCCCTTCCAGAACCCGGAGGAGCAG GATGAAGGCTGGCTCATGGGCGTGAAGGAGAGTGACTGGAACCAGCACAAGGAGCTGGAGAAATGCCGGGGCGTCTTCCCTGAGAACTTTACCGAGCGAGTACAGTGA
- the BIN1 gene encoding myc box-dependent-interacting protein 1 isoform X14, giving the protein MAEMGSKGVTAGKIASNVQKKLTRAQEKVLQKLGKADETKDEQFEQCVQNFNKQLTEGTRLQKDLRTYLASVKAMHEASKKLNECLQEVYEPDWPGRDEASKIAENNDLLWMDYHQKLVDQALLTMDTYLGQFPDIKSRIAKRGRKLVDYDSARHHYESLQTAKKKDEAKIAKAEEELIKAQKVFEEMNVDLQEELPSLWNSRVGFYVNTFQSIAGLEENFHKEMSKLNQNLNDVLISLEKQHGSNTFTVKAQPSDNVPAKGNKSPSPPPDGSPAATPEIRVNHEPEPAGAATPGATLPKSPSQLRKGPPVPPPPKHTPSKEVKQEQILSLFDDTFVPEISVTTPSQPAEASEAAGAQEPGETTASEAASSSLPAVVVETFSATVNGTVESGSGAGRLDLPPGFMFKVQAQHDYTATDTDELQLKAGDVVLVIPFQNPEEQDEGWLMGVKESDWNQHKELEKCRGVFPENFTERVQ; this is encoded by the exons GTCCTCCAGAAACTGGGGAAGGCGGATGAGACGAAGGATGAGCAGTTTGAACAGTGTGTCCAGAATTTCAACAAGCAGCTG ACCGAGGGCACCCGCCTGCAGAAGGACCTCCGGACCTACCTGGCCTCGGTCAAAG CCATGCATGAGGCCTCCAAGAAGCTGAACGAGTGTCTGCAGGAGGTGTACGAGCCCGACTGGCCTGGCAGGGATGAAGCAAGCAAAATCGCTGAG AACAATGACCTGCTCTGGATGGATTACCACCAGAAGCTGGTGGACCAGGCGCTGCTGACCATGGACACGTACCTGGGCCAGTTCCCTGACATCAAG TCACGCATTGCCAAGCGTGGGCGGAAGCTGGTGGACTACGACAGTGCCCGGCACCATTACGAGTCCCTTCAAACCGCCAAAAAGAAGGATGAAGCCAAAATTGCTAAG GCTGAGGAGGAGCTCATCAAAGCCCAGAAGGTGTTTGAGGAGATGAATGTGGATCTGCAGGAGGAGCTGCCATCCCTGTGGAAcag CCGTGTGGGTTTCTATGTCAACACATTTCAGAGCATTGCGGGCCTGGAGGAAAACTTCCACAAGGAAATGAGTAAG CTCAACCAGAACCTCAACGATGTGCTCATCAGTCTGGAGAAGCAGCACGGGAGCAACACATTCACAGTCAAGGCCCAGCCTAG TGACAACGTGCCTGCGAAAGGGAACAAGAGCCCCTCACCGCCGCCTGATGGCTCCCCTGCTGCCACCCCCGAGATCAGAGTCAACCATGAGCCCGAGCCGGCTGGCGCGGCCACCCCCGGGGCCACCCTCCCCAAGTCCCCGTCTCAG CTTCGGAAAGGCCCACCAGTCCCTCCGCCTCCCAAACACACCCCGTCCAAGGAGGTCAAGCAGGAGCAGATCCTCAGCTTGTTTGACGACACGTTTGTCCCTGAGATCAGCGTGACCACCCCTTCCCAG CCAGCGGAGGCCTCGGAGGcggctggagcccaggagcctggGGAGACGACCGCAAGTGAAGCAGCCTCC AGCTCTCTGCCCGCGGTGGTCGTGGAGACCTTCTCGGCAACAGTGAATGGCACGGTGGAGAGCGGCAGTGGGGCAGGACGTCTGGACCTGCCCCCGGGGTTCATGTTCAAG GTGCAGGCCCAGCACGACTACACGGCCACTGACACGGATGAGCTGCAGCTCAAGGCTGGGGATGTGGTGCTGGTGATCCCCTTCCAGAACCCGGAGGAGCAG GATGAAGGCTGGCTCATGGGCGTGAAGGAGAGTGACTGGAACCAGCACAAGGAGCTGGAGAAATGCCGGGGCGTCTTCCCTGAGAACTTTACCGAGCGAGTACAGTGA
- the BIN1 gene encoding myc box-dependent-interacting protein 1 isoform X21, which yields MAEMGSKGVTAGKIASNVQKKLTRAQEKVLQKLGKADETKDEQFEQCVQNFNKQLTEGTRLQKDLRTYLASVKAMHEASKKLNECLQEVYEPDWPGRDEASKIAENNDLLWMDYHQKLVDQALLTMDTYLGQFPDIKSRIAKRGRKLVDYDSARHHYESLQTAKKKDEAKIAKAEEELIKAQKVFEEMNVDLQEELPSLWNSRVGFYVNTFQSIAGLEENFHKEMSKLNQNLNDVLISLEKQHGSNTFTVKAQPSDNVPAKGNKSPSPPPDGSPAATPEIRVNHEPEPAGAATPGATLPKSPSQSSLPAVVVETFSATVNGTVESGSGAGRLDLPPGFMFKVQAQHDYTATDTDELQLKAGDVVLVIPFQNPEEQDEGWLMGVKESDWNQHKELEKCRGVFPENFTERVQ from the exons GTCCTCCAGAAACTGGGGAAGGCGGATGAGACGAAGGATGAGCAGTTTGAACAGTGTGTCCAGAATTTCAACAAGCAGCTG ACCGAGGGCACCCGCCTGCAGAAGGACCTCCGGACCTACCTGGCCTCGGTCAAAG CCATGCATGAGGCCTCCAAGAAGCTGAACGAGTGTCTGCAGGAGGTGTACGAGCCCGACTGGCCTGGCAGGGATGAAGCAAGCAAAATCGCTGAG AACAATGACCTGCTCTGGATGGATTACCACCAGAAGCTGGTGGACCAGGCGCTGCTGACCATGGACACGTACCTGGGCCAGTTCCCTGACATCAAG TCACGCATTGCCAAGCGTGGGCGGAAGCTGGTGGACTACGACAGTGCCCGGCACCATTACGAGTCCCTTCAAACCGCCAAAAAGAAGGATGAAGCCAAAATTGCTAAG GCTGAGGAGGAGCTCATCAAAGCCCAGAAGGTGTTTGAGGAGATGAATGTGGATCTGCAGGAGGAGCTGCCATCCCTGTGGAAcag CCGTGTGGGTTTCTATGTCAACACATTTCAGAGCATTGCGGGCCTGGAGGAAAACTTCCACAAGGAAATGAGTAAG CTCAACCAGAACCTCAACGATGTGCTCATCAGTCTGGAGAAGCAGCACGGGAGCAACACATTCACAGTCAAGGCCCAGCCTAG TGACAACGTGCCTGCGAAAGGGAACAAGAGCCCCTCACCGCCGCCTGATGGCTCCCCTGCTGCCACCCCCGAGATCAGAGTCAACCATGAGCCCGAGCCGGCTGGCGCGGCCACCCCCGGGGCCACCCTCCCCAAGTCCCCGTCTCAG AGCTCTCTGCCCGCGGTGGTCGTGGAGACCTTCTCGGCAACAGTGAATGGCACGGTGGAGAGCGGCAGTGGGGCAGGACGTCTGGACCTGCCCCCGGGGTTCATGTTCAAG GTGCAGGCCCAGCACGACTACACGGCCACTGACACGGATGAGCTGCAGCTCAAGGCTGGGGATGTGGTGCTGGTGATCCCCTTCCAGAACCCGGAGGAGCAG GATGAAGGCTGGCTCATGGGCGTGAAGGAGAGTGACTGGAACCAGCACAAGGAGCTGGAGAAATGCCGGGGCGTCTTCCCTGAGAACTTTACCGAGCGAGTACAGTGA
- the BIN1 gene encoding myc box-dependent-interacting protein 1 isoform X11 produces MAEMGSKGVTAGKIASNVQKKLTRAQEKVLQKLGKADETKDEQFEQCVQNFNKQLTEGTRLQKDLRTYLASVKAMHEASKKLNECLQEVYEPDWPGRDEASKIAENNDLLWMDYHQKLVDQALLTMDTYLGQFPDIKSRIAKRGRKLVDYDSARHHYESLQTAKKKDEAKIAKPVSLLEKAAPQWCQGKLQAHLVAQTNLLRNQAEEELIKAQKVFEEMNVDLQEELPSLWNSRVGFYVNTFQSIAGLEENFHKEMSKLNQNLNDVLISLEKQHGSNTFTVKAQPSDNVPAKGNKSPSPPPDGSPAATPEIRVNHEPEPAGAATPGATLPKSPSQPTESPAGSLPSGEPSAAEGTFAVAWPSQTAEPGPAQPAEASEAAGAQEPGETTASEAASSSLPAVVVETFSATVNGTVESGSGAGRLDLPPGFMFKVQAQHDYTATDTDELQLKAGDVVLVIPFQNPEEQDEGWLMGVKESDWNQHKELEKCRGVFPENFTERVQ; encoded by the exons GTCCTCCAGAAACTGGGGAAGGCGGATGAGACGAAGGATGAGCAGTTTGAACAGTGTGTCCAGAATTTCAACAAGCAGCTG ACCGAGGGCACCCGCCTGCAGAAGGACCTCCGGACCTACCTGGCCTCGGTCAAAG CCATGCATGAGGCCTCCAAGAAGCTGAACGAGTGTCTGCAGGAGGTGTACGAGCCCGACTGGCCTGGCAGGGATGAAGCAAGCAAAATCGCTGAG AACAATGACCTGCTCTGGATGGATTACCACCAGAAGCTGGTGGACCAGGCGCTGCTGACCATGGACACGTACCTGGGCCAGTTCCCTGACATCAAG TCACGCATTGCCAAGCGTGGGCGGAAGCTGGTGGACTACGACAGTGCCCGGCACCATTACGAGTCCCTTCAAACCGCCAAAAAGAAGGATGAAGCCAAAATTGCTAAG cCTGTCTCGCTGCTTGAGAAAGCCGCCCCCCAGTGGTGCCAAGGCAAACTGCAGGCTCATCTCGTAGCTCAAACTAACCTGCTCCGAAATCAG GCTGAGGAGGAGCTCATCAAAGCCCAGAAGGTGTTTGAGGAGATGAATGTGGATCTGCAGGAGGAGCTGCCATCCCTGTGGAAcag CCGTGTGGGTTTCTATGTCAACACATTTCAGAGCATTGCGGGCCTGGAGGAAAACTTCCACAAGGAAATGAGTAAG CTCAACCAGAACCTCAACGATGTGCTCATCAGTCTGGAGAAGCAGCACGGGAGCAACACATTCACAGTCAAGGCCCAGCCTAG TGACAACGTGCCTGCGAAAGGGAACAAGAGCCCCTCACCGCCGCCTGATGGCTCCCCTGCTGCCACCCCCGAGATCAGAGTCAACCATGAGCCCGAGCCGGCTGGCGCGGCCACCCCCGGGGCCACCCTCCCCAAGTCCCCGTCTCAG CCCACAGAGAGTCCAGCCGGCAGCTTGCCTTCCGGGGAGCCCAGCGCTGCCGAGGGCACCTTTGCTGTGGCCTGGCCCAGCCAGACGGCCGAGCCGGGGCCTGCCCAA CCAGCGGAGGCCTCGGAGGcggctggagcccaggagcctggGGAGACGACCGCAAGTGAAGCAGCCTCC AGCTCTCTGCCCGCGGTGGTCGTGGAGACCTTCTCGGCAACAGTGAATGGCACGGTGGAGAGCGGCAGTGGGGCAGGACGTCTGGACCTGCCCCCGGGGTTCATGTTCAAG GTGCAGGCCCAGCACGACTACACGGCCACTGACACGGATGAGCTGCAGCTCAAGGCTGGGGATGTGGTGCTGGTGATCCCCTTCCAGAACCCGGAGGAGCAG GATGAAGGCTGGCTCATGGGCGTGAAGGAGAGTGACTGGAACCAGCACAAGGAGCTGGAGAAATGCCGGGGCGTCTTCCCTGAGAACTTTACCGAGCGAGTACAGTGA